Proteins encoded together in one Camelina sativa cultivar DH55 chromosome 9, Cs, whole genome shotgun sequence window:
- the LOC104710453 gene encoding uncharacterized protein LOC104710453 has product MVTSSSNSTIKFLCSYGGKILPRYPDGKLRYNGGHTRVLAVPRSISFSELASKMAEMCGSTTVTIRCQLPTEDLDALVSITSDEDLANLIEEYDLVSSSSPMKIRVFLNPPKSAAGSKKSSTIAPPSLALPSFSTTTTTSSSSTTSSSSSSPRSPSLCKPPLPPSPPRMTTTVKNPCYGCYVHRNSRNIYLVHNGNHWQ; this is encoded by the exons ATGGTTACATCTTCGTCGAACTCAACAATCAAATTCCTCTGTAGCTACGGCGGAAAGATTCTACCTCGTTACCCCGACGGCAAGCTCCGTTACAACGGCGGTCACACTCGCGTCCTCGCCGTTCCTCGCTCCATCTCATTCTCCG AGCTAGCGTCGAAGATGGCGGAGATGTGCGGATCTACAACCGTAACGATCCGGTGTCAGCTCCCGACTGAAGATCTCGACGCGCTCGTTTCGATTACTTCCGACGAAGATCTAGCGAATCTAATCGAAGAGTACGATCTCGTTTCCTCATCTTCTCCGATGAAAATCAGAGTCTTTTTAAATCCACCTAAATCCGCCGCCGGATCTAAAAAATCATCAACGATCGCTCCTCCTTCGTTAGCGTTACCTTCATTTTCAACCACCACTACGACGTCATCATCTTCTactacttcatcttcttcatcaagtcCTAGATCTCCGTCGCTGTGTAAACCACCGCTTCCTCCGTCGCCACCGAGGATGACGACGACAGTGAAGAATCCATGCTACGGTTGTTATGTACATCGTAATTCGAGAAATATCTACCTTGTTCACAACGGCAACCACTGGCAATAA
- the LOC104710454 gene encoding plant intracellular Ras-group-related LRR protein 2 — protein MDHDLDKFPLLSYVLHQLDSNLHAPPSMAAQQTLLPSFPLLSDPQVMSSLTQFIPTTITQTLSVYNSLGSRPDPLAVSSARSKIAQIMDSLSPEAAAKETELYTGVVRLDEVHDSYEKKLKDLEEELSRVYATKVESMLRSGQEVNEEVLAVLKAAESGGIVERIDLSGQELKLLPEAFGKIVGLVYLNLSRNDLTFIPDAISKLKNLEELDVSSNSLESLPDSIGMLLNLRILNVNGNSLTTLPESIAHCRSLVELDASYNNLTSLPTNIGYGLQNLEKLSIQLNKLRYFPGSISEMYNLKYLDAHMNEIHGIPNSVGRLTKLEVLNLSSNFNNLMGVPDTITDLTNLRDLDLSNNQIQTIPDSFYRLRKLEKLNLDQNPLEIPSQEVAKQGAEAVRKFMRKRWDEIMAEQQQRIGVEAERHGDETGWVYWGTSMVTNLVSGMTQTIGLGGGSSDGKDKKPGDSYYYHQL, from the exons ATGGATCACGATCTCGACAAATTCCCTTTACTCTCCTACGTCCTTCACCAACTCGACTCCAATCTCCACGCGCCGCCGTCTATGGCCGCGCAACAAACCCTCCttccttcttttcctcttctctccGACCCTCAAGTCATGTCCTCGTTGACTCAGTTCATCCCTACAACCATCACTCAGACGCTTTCCGTTTACAACTCTCTCGGATCTCGTCCCGATCCCTTAGCCGTTTCCTCTGCTCGCTCCAAGATCGCTCAGATTATGGATTCGCTCTCACCCGAAGCAGCGGCTAAGGAGACGGAGTTATATACCGGGGTTGTGCGGTTGGACGAAGTGCACGATAGCTACGAGAAGAAGTTGAAGGATTTGGAGGAGGAGCTTTCTAGGGTTTATGCTACTAAGGTGGAATCGATGTTGAGAAGTGGCCAAGAAGTGAACGAGGAGGTTCTTGCGGTTCTCAAGGCGGCGGAATCCGGCGGAATCGTTGAGAGGATAGATTTATCCGGCCAAGAACTTAAGCTTCTCCCTGAAGCTTTTGGAAAAATCGTTGGCTTAGTTTACTTGAATCTCTCTCGCAATGACTTGACG TTTATACCTGATGCGATCTCGAAACTCAAGAATCTAGAGGAGCTCGATGTATCTTCGAATTCTCTTGAATCTCTTCCTGACTCTATAGGAATGTTGCTTAACCTTAGGATCCTTAATGTGAATGGGAACAGTCTAACTACACTCCCTGAAAGTATCGCACACTGcag GTCACTGGTTGAGTTAGATGCCAGCTACAACAACTTGACCTCATTACCTACAAACATTGGATACGGATTACAAAACCTTGAGAAACTATCGATCCAGCTGAACAAACTCAGATACTTTCCAGGTTCGATAAGCGAAATGTATAATCTTAAGTATCTTGACGCACACATGAACGAGATCCACGGGATTCCAAATTCTGTAGGGAGGTTAACGAAACTCGAGGTTCTAAACCTAAGCAGCAATTTCAACAACTTGATGGGTGTCCCTGACACAATCACTGATCTAACTAACCTGAGGGATCTTGATCTAAGCAACAACCAAATCCAAACGATACCGGACTCGTTTTACAG GCTGAGGAAGCTGGAGAAACTGAACTTGGACCAGAACCCGCTTGAGATCCCATCTCAAGAAGTGGCTAAACAAGGAGCTGAAGCGGTTAGAAAGTTTATGAGGAAGAGATGGGATGAGATTATGGCAGAGCAGCAACAGAGGATTGGCGTTGAGGCTGAGAGACATGGAGATGAAACCGGGTGGGTCTATTGGGGAACCTCCATGGTTACTAATCTTGTTTCTGGAATGACTCAGACCATTGGCCTTGGAGGAGGATCTAGTGATGGTAAAGATAAGAAACCTGGAGACTCTTATTATTATCACCAACTCTAA